One stretch of Arachis duranensis cultivar V14167 chromosome 1, aradu.V14167.gnm2.J7QH, whole genome shotgun sequence DNA includes these proteins:
- the LOC127740660 gene encoding zinc finger BED domain-containing protein RICESLEEPER 3-like yields the protein MAFRMKMKFDKYWKDYSTVLAFGAILDPRLKLKFLRFCYKKLDPSTFELKANEVLEKFKRLYGEYINTFGGSTISQSSNQSPMSPEEGRLTKKSKMVMKEFREFDCETQTSKDKDELEIYLKEGLIHTNEDDLKYDVLNFWKINEDRFPTLSVMARDVLSIPITTVASESAFSIGGRVLTKYRSSTLHAHVQMLICTRSWLRGFVPNHDDDEIGEIHEEEVSTETMHPPQHS from the exons ATGGCTTTCAGAATGAAGATGAAGTTTGATAAATATTGGAAGGATTATAGCACTGTCTTGGCTTTTGGGGCAATTCTTGATCCTCGATTAAAGTTAAAGTTCTTGaggttttgttacaaaaaactaGATCCTTCAACCTTTGAATTGAAGGCAAATGAAGTATTGGAGAAATTTAAAAGGTTGTATGGAGAGTACATAAATACTTTTGGTGGTTCAACAATTTCTCAAAGTAGTAATCAATCTCCTATGTCACCTGAAGAAGGAAGGCTTACAAAGAAGAGCAAAATGGTGATGAag GAGTTCAGAGAATTTGACTGTGAAACCCAAACTTCCAAGGATAAAGATGAATTAGAGATTTATCTAAAAGAAGGTTTGATTCACACCAATGAAGATGATTTGAAGTATGATGTGCTGAATTTTTGGAAGATTAATGAGGATAGGTTTCCCACTCTGTCAGTTATGGCCAGAGATGTTTTAAGTATTCCCATCACTACGGTAGCATCTGAGTCTGCATTCAGTATTGGTGGACGTGttttaacaaaatatagaaGTTCCACTCTTCATGCGCATGTTCAAATGCTTATTTGCACAAGGAGTTGGTTACGTGGATTTGTTCCAAATCATGATG ATGATGAAATTGGTGAAATTCATGAAGAAGAAGTGTCAACAGAAACGATGCATCCCCCTcaacattcataa